AATGCAGTCAAAGCGATTGAACTGTTAGGTTTAGCCAACGAATATCACGCAATTGCAGATAAGGTATCTGCACCATTTCAAGATGTTTGGTTTCAATGGCGCAATGGTTATACCGATGAATATTTATCTGCATCGATCGCGACAGGTGTAGGACAGTCATCTGTTCATCGTGCTGATTTTCTTGATGCCATTATTCCTCACATGCCTACGCAAAATGTTCACTTTTCTAAACGCCTTGAAGCGATTGAAGAAGAAAATGATCAGGTGATTTTGCATTTTAATGATGGTAGTCAGCATGAGTGCGATTATTTGATTGGGGCTGATGGTATCCGCTCTGTGGCTCGCCAATATGTTTTAGCTTCTCATCATTTACCACCAGTTGATCCACGTTTTTCAGGAACTTGGGCATATCGTGGCATTATTTCTCACACTTCATTTAAAGAAGCTTTGCAACAAGTAAATGGTGATACAGATTTAGCAGATATTCCCCAAATGTTATTGGGTAAAGATAAACATATTTTAACGTTCCCAATTCGTAAGGGGGAGCAAATTAATATCGTTGCTTTCTGCTCAAACCGCGAAGATACAGTACTATCAGCCGATACACCGTGGACTAAGCCTGTCGATAAAGCTCAAATGCTTTCCGATTTTTCAGACTGGAGTGAAAGCTGCCAAACATTACTCGGTTTAATTGAACAGCCTACCATTTGGGCCTTACATGAAATTGAAGAACTTTCGACTTATCAAAGTACCTCCGGTCATGTCATTGTCATGGGCGATGCTGCACATGCAATGTTACCTCATCAAGGTGCAGGAGCCGGTCAAGGTCTTGAAGATGCATTAATCCTTGCGGCCTTATTGTCGACAAAAAGCTTACAAGCAGATCAGTTAGCCGATGTGTCTTCAATATATGAAAAGCTCCGTTTAAAACGTGCTTGTCGCGTTCAGCAAACTTCTCGTGAGTCTGGCGAAATTTATGAGTGTTATTCAACTCAGTACCCAACGTTTGCCGAAATTGGCGAACATCTGGAGCATCGCTTTGATTGGTTATGGCAACACGATCTAGAACAGGATGTTGCAGAAGCACAGCAACAATTACACCTACTAGGAATGGCAACCATTTAAATAAATTTTTGTTTTACACACAATTTGCTAAGGAAAGCAATTATGGAAAAACTAAATGCAAATCAATTGATTGATAATGCAAGATTAACGCCATTACATTGGCGGGTGATCTTGCTGAGTGCGCTCATTATTATTTTTGATGGCTATGACTTAGTCATTTATGGTGTTGCATTGCCTAAGCTCATGCAACATTGGCAGTTAGATAGTATGACTGCTGGATTGCTGGGCAGTGTTGCATTATTTGGCATGATGTTTGGTGCCATGATTTTCGGTAGTTTGGCTGACAAATTAGAGTCCTATGGCTTTAGCCGTAAGCGTTTAATTATGTTGTGCGTCCTCATTTTTAGCGGTTTTACGGTGTTATGTGGTTTTGCTAATAGTCCTAAAGAGTTTGCCATTTATCGTTTTATTGCAGGTTTAGGTTTGGGCGGCGTAATGCCAAATGTCATTGCCATAATGACCGAGTTTGCCCCAAAGAAATTACGATCAACTTTGGTATCGCTCATGTTTAGCGGCTATGCGATTGGTGGCATGAGCTCAGCACTTTTAGGCATATGGTTGGTTCCTAAATTTGGTTGGCAAATCATGTTTATTTTGGCGGGTATTCCACTCATTTCATTACCTATTATTTGGAAATTTTTACCCGAATCAATTGATTATCTGGTTCGCCAAAAAAAATGGAATGAGGTGCGTGATTTACTTAAACAGTTAGCACCAGAACAAAACATAGCTGATCATACGAGCATCGTATTACATCAAGAAAATCAACAAACTGCGGCTCGGCCTTTGGTTGCTCTTTTTACCGAGAATCGTGCTTTAGTCACTGTGTTTTTCTGGCTGAGTGTATTTATGGCTTTACTGATGGTGTATGCGCTCGGTAACTGGATACCAAAACTCATGGTCGAAGCGGGATATGATTTATCAACCAGTTTGGTCTTTTTATTGGCGTTAAACTTAGGTGGGATGTTGGGTACAATCGGTGGTGGTTACTTTGCTGATCGTTTTCATTTAGGTAAAGTTATTTGTTCACTCTTCTTAGCGGGGGCAATTTCACTTTACTTGCTGAGCTATGCTTTACCTATGGTCATTTTATATCTCTGTATTGCAATTGCTGGAGCCGCGTCTATCGGTGGACAAATTTTATTGCTGGCTTATATGGCTCAGTTTTATCCTTCACCAATTCGCAGTACCGGCATTGGTATGGCTTTGGGTGTAGGCCGTATTGGGGCGATTTTAGGTCCGATTTTATGCGGCTGGCTTTTAAGTTTGCATCTACCCATTGAATATAATTTTATCGCGCTAGCCATTCCTTGTGTGCTGGCAACCTTAAGTGTTATTGCCATAAGTATTTGTAATCGAACCAAACGTGTAATGCTAAATTCAAGTATATCTTCATAAGAATTAAGCATTTTTATTCCTGTAAAAGGAACTAAACTCTAAGCAAAGAAGTTAAAGTCTTTGTTTAGAGTATTTAAAGGATCACAACCATGGATTTAGGTTTGATTAAAGTTTTTGTCTGCATTTATGAGTCTCGTCATATTAGTAAAGCTGCTGATAAATTAAATTTGAGTCAGCCTTCTGTGACTTATAATTTGAACCGTTTACGCCGTCAGTTAAATGACGAGTTGTTTACTCGAAGTCGAGGTGGGGTCGAGCCGACAAAAGTTGCACATGAGCTTTATCCAATTTTTCATCAAGCAATTTTTAATATTGAATCAGCGATTGCTCAAGCACAGGAATTTCATCCTGAAAACTCAAATAAAACTTTCCGAATTGGACTGTCCGACGCAGGGGAGATTTGTCTCTTGCCTAGTCTTATCGCTTTTTTGCAGAAAACAGCGCCCCATATTCAAATTGAGATTGAAGAGATTCAGTCGTCTAAGGTTGAACAGTGGCTTATTGATGGTTTTTTAGATCTAGCCGTATTTAATAGTACGCAGACCATAATGCCTAAAATAGAAACACGTACTTTATTTGAAGAAAGATATGTATGCATTGCTAGAGCTGACCACCCGAGGCTACAGCAGCAACTGACGTTAGAGCAATATTTGCAAGAAGATCATGTTGCCATCAAGTCATCGACAGGACATATCCAAGTTGAACAATATTTAAAAACAATGGATTTGAAGCGACGCATTCGTTTAGAAGTTCCACATTTTAGTGTTTTACAGGGTGTTTTGCAGAGTTCAGATATGTTGGTAACATTACCGTCGCGAGCAGCTCGGCATTATCTAGCGCATGGTAATGTCCAAATGTTTGAATTACCTTTTGCCATGGATTCTTTTAAAGTGAGCTTGAACTGGTTTAATCGCAGTGATGATATTATCGCCAGAAAATGGCTGATTCAATCTGTCGGTCAAATATTTGAAGTTTTATAAGAACTATTTACAACTATTTAAAATTTCATTTTCAGATTAAGGGCTTTGATCTGTGAAGTTAAAGTTCTTTCCAATTCATTATTAAATTTTGATAGCATTCGCGTTATACACAATAAGAATTGTATATGAATTATGACAGATCAATTAAGAGCAAAATTTGAGAATTTAGAACTGAACGCAGGTTTAGGGAAAATCAGCGCCTTTATTTCAATGTCAGTCAGCTTACTTTGTCTATTTGGTGCATTATGTTTTTTATTTCCCAGTGTATTAACAACCCCAGAACTCCGTCCTCTTTACGCAAAACACTATCATCTTTTTTATTATGGCCTGATTACGGGCATTATTATTAGCGCTAGTTTCGGTGCATTTAGTGCAATTGTTCGTCAAAACCGATATGGCTTTTACGGACTATGTTTTTCACTTATAGCAGCAGTTTTGGGCTGTGGTGTAATTGAGGCACCCGTTTTACCAAGTGTACCGTTTTATGCAGGTATCGATTATTTTGTACTGACCTTATTCATTTTAGCGTTCATTTTTATTCCCCTTGAAGGTTTTTTTGCTAAAAATCCTGAACAGAAAATATTAAGGGTGGGCTGGGTGACCGATATGAAATATTTCATGGTCAGCCATGTTGGGATTCAATTATTCAGTTTTTTAACGGTCATGCCGATTCAATATTGGATTACACATCTACCTGATAATCCAATTGTGCCTTATGTACAAGCTCAGCCAATCTGGCTGCAATTTATTGAACTATTAATTGTGGTCGACTTTACGGTGTATTGGTTACATCGAGCCATGCATGAAATTAATTTCTTATGGCGTTTTCATGCGATTCATCATTCGACTGAATATATGGATTGGTTAGCGTCTTCTCGTTTGCATGTGATAGAAGTGCTGATGACTCGCTTTATTGCGACATTACCTATTTTCCTGTTGGGTTTTCATACTTCAGCAGTTTTTGCTTATTTAGTTTTTATTTCATTTCACGCTATTTTCATTCATTCCAATGTACGTTTTCGTTTTCCATATTTGCGTTGGATTATCGCAACGCCAGAATTCCACCATTGGCATCACTCTTCAGAAAAACCAGCTATTGATAAAAACTACGCTGCTTTTATTCCACTCTATGATGTCATTTTTAAAACTGTCTATATGCCTAAACATTTGGCAAGTGTGTATGGAACAGTGGGCTATAAAATCCCAAATAGTTTTGTAAAACAGTTTACATGGCCTTTTAAAAAATATGTAAAACGCTTTTTGAAACCTTGGCGTGATCAGTAAGTAAAAAAACAGCCTCAATGGAGGCTATTTTTTAAATCATTATTTGTTTTTAATATTTTTAAAAATCATGAGAAGGGCAATCAGTGCAAGACCAATAATTAAACTTATATAAATATTGGCACTGTTCATAAGTCCGATTTTACCCACAAAGTAGCCTGCAAGAATTGCTGGAACACTAAAAGCCAAATAGCTTTCAACAAAAAATGCAGCCATTAAACCTGCACGTTCTTCAGGTAAAGCGAGGGGCATGACTGTGCGGATTGCTCCCATAAAAGCTGTACCAAAACCTACTCCGGTAATAATAGAACCAATAAATAGAACCACGGCACTTGTAAAATTAATTGCTAAAAATAAAACGGTTGCACCAATGATGATGGATAAAGTACCCGTGAGTAAAATACGAAAATTAGTAGATTTTCTAAGTGTCAGAATCCCTGCTGCACCTGAGAGTGCAAGAGCCATAAACATAATACCGTTTAGCCAAGCTGAAGATGTCTGAAAAATTTTTGCTAGCAAAGAGGGCATAAGTGATAAGAAAAAACCACTGACCATCCAAAGCGCAATATTAATAGGGCTAATACTTAATAGAGCACTTCTTGCTTGATGAGGAATAGCCATTTTGGGTTTTAAAGAAGCAAGTGCACCCGATCTTTTTTTTGCAGTTTCAGGGTTAAAAAAACTTAGAATAAGTTCAAATGCAAACAAAACACATAAAAGTTCAAAAACCAAATGTAATGGTTGAGCTGAAAATTGCAGAATAAAACATGTAATAAAAACTCCTACTGCCATGCCGACCATTGGAGCAATACTATTAATTAGCGAACCATGATGCTTACTGAAATCTAAAATTGCGGCTCCAATTGCAGAAACGGCAAGACCTGTTGCAATACCTTGCAAGCCACGTGCAATAAATAACATAGAAACATCGGAGGCAAAAAGGAAAAAGCTCATTGAAGCCATTTGCAAAAAAATCGCTGCAATAATGACAGGCCGACGTCCGATATAATCAGATAAAGAACCAATAATGAGTAAAGAGGCAAGTAAGGTAAACGCGTAGGTGGCAAAAATTAAAGTTAAAGTAACAGGCGAAAATTGCCATGCTTGTTGATACAAGCGATATAGAGGCGTAGGGGCACTAGACGCCGCCATAAAGGTCATGAGCGTGATTGTGTTTAAGGTCAACGCCACTGTTGAATCTAGCTGAAAAACTGATCCAGACCGTTTTGAACTTGAATTGTTCATATAAGATGAATAACATAAAAGCGAATATTTAGCTTTTATACATGATTTTTACACTAAAGCAAATCATTAGCTTTAGTGTATTTTGTATATACAAATATTATTTTAATCGTTTTTATTGAAGTAGAGTTAATTAATGGCAAAAGTTGTTACTGGGTTGCGCCCTGGCGGTCGTAGTGAAAGAATTCAAACTGCGGTACATCAAGCAGTAAAAGAGCTTCAAAAAAACTTGGAGCAAAGCCAAATTACTATACCCATGATTGCTCATGAAGCGGGAGTAACACCTTCTACAATTTATCGCCGTTGGGGAGATATCAATCAGTTATTTTCAGATGTAGCCCTTAATGAATTGAAACCGGATATGGAGCCAAAAGATTTAGGCTCATTTCAGCTTGATATCACGGCATGGGTTGAACAATATTTCGAAGAGTATTCTTCTGAAGTAGGACAAACATTGCTACGTGATCTGTTATATGCAACTGAATCTTCAAATGCTCGAAAGTGTGAAACTTTAATTATTCAACAACTTGATATTATTCAAGAAAGAGCTAAAAAACGTGGTGAATCAACTTTAGAAAATCAAGAAATTATTGAAGCTATTATTGCACCTATGTTATTTCGCATTTTATTCACTGATCGTGCATTAAACTTAGACTATGTCCATATTTTATTAGAGCGATTATTTAAGACTCATCCCAATTTTAATTAATTTATCGCGACCTATTAACCTAAATATTTAACAGGAAATAGACGCTTTTTCTTGTTAAATATTTATATATCAATTTTTCTTATTATTTTTAAATTAAATTTTCATAATTTATAATTTACATGTTTTTAACAAAATCATTTATTAAATAAATGGTAGGGTGTGATGGTGTAATTAAGTTTGTATAGGTGTTTTTACCCTTGTTTTTATCAAAAATATTAAAACTAAATAATTACTTATAGTAAATTCTAGTTGTTTTTTAAATTTTTTAAATCTAAAAATAAAAAGTATTCTATACAATTTAATGCATGATTTTCTAATTTGACATTTTTTAAATTTATAACACAGGCCGTTTTTTATTCTTTACAATGGCTTTTCCTTGATAAAGCGGCTTGTGGTGCTTGCTTTATATTTTATTTTTTTATCCCCATCGAAAAGGTATTTAGATAATGGATTTCAATACCCTTGACCAAGAAACGGTACAGAAAAAACAGAAATTTCACCAAATTTTGTATGTACAGGTCATTTTTGCAATTATTTTGGGCATTTTAATTGGTCATTTTTACCCAGAACTTGGCGAAAGTTTAAAACCGCTTGGTGATGCATTCATCAAGATCGTTAAAATGATTATTGCTCCCGTCATCTTTTTAACTGTTGTTACAGGCATTGCCAGTATGACAAACATGAGCCGAGTTGGCCGTGTGACTGGTAAGGCTATGCTCTATTTTCTGACCTTCTCAAGTTTGGCTCTTGTGGTTGGTATGATTGTGGCAAATATTATCCAACCGGGTAAAGGCCTTAACATTGATCCTGCTACCTTAGTCAACGACAAAGTAAATACTTATGTTGAAAAGGCGCATGCAACAAATATTACCGATTTCTTCATGAATATTATCCCGCAGACCTTAGTCAGTCCTTTGGCTGGTGGCGAGATTTTGCAGGTGTTATTTGTAGCAGTACTATTTGGTATTTCTTTGGCTGCTTTGGGTGACCGAGCACGTCCAATTACCGATTTCTTAAATAACTTAACAGCTCCAGTTTTCTACTTGGTTGGTATGTTAATGAAGCTTGCTCCAATTGGTGCTTTTGGTGCAATGGCTTTCACAATCGGTGCGTATGGAATTGAATCAATTGGTAATTTATTACTATTAATCATGACGTTCTATATCACTGCAGTCTTATTTATTTTAGTTATTTTAGGTGCAGTAGCTCGTTATAACGGTTTCTCAATTATTCATTTAATTCGTTATATCAAAGATGAACTTTGGTTGGTTTTAGGAACAAGTTCTTCAGAAGCAGCTTTGCCATCTTTAATGGACAAAATGCAAAAAGCAGGCTGTGAAAAATCGGTGGTCGGTTTGGTCATTCCAACAGGTTATTCATTTAACCTTGATGGTACAAATATCTATATGACTATGGCAGCTCTGTTTATTGCACAAGCATGTAATGTAGATTTATCAATTAGTGAACAAATTGCATTGCTTCTTGTTGCAATGGTAAGTTCTAAAGGTGCAGCAGGGGTGACTGGTGCAGGCTTTATTACTTTAGCTGCAACTCTATCAGTTGTGCCGGCTGTTCCTGTTGCGGGTATGGCTTTAATTCTTGGTATCGACCGTTTTATGTCTGAATGCCGTGCATTAACAAACTTAGTTGGTAATGCTTGCGCAACAATTGTGGTGGCACGTTGGGATAAGGCTTTAGATAAAGATCTTCTTGATAAAGCATTAAAGAACCATAAAGCAGATTAACCTTACAAAAAAATCTGTAGCTAAGGGCAATTTGGGAGAGTAGCCCTGCTACAGATTTTTTGTTTAATAACTAAAAAATATATTTTAATTAAGCCATTCTAAAGTTCTGCAATATTACTTATCTTTCAAGAAAGACAATGCTGTAATTAAAATCAAGTCGTGAAAAATTATGCTTTTAAGTGATCCTCAAACTCTTCACCTAATTGCATTGCCAATGAATTGCCGGCTAACTCACAAGTCACCAAACCATATTCTTTTTTAAAACTAAAAGTAAAACCTTTCCCGTCAGCAAGATTTTTAACTGAATACCCTAACTTTTCTAACCAAATACGAAACGCAATCAAATTTTTAGCTTTAACAACCTTTTTCACGTGAGAACTCCTTCTATCCGTGGCATTACATCTTATTTATTAATAGGGTTTTAATTAGATTTTTTAAAGGGGTAAAACTTTTTTTTATTTTGCAACTTGTAAAAAAGTAAGAAAAGATTTTACTTTTATAAAATTATAAATGTGTTATGTATCTAAAAAACAATAATTTTATATTTAAAAAGCTGCTTTCTTGAGTGTTTTTAAAAAATATAAATTCAACGTTATTTTTAGAATAATGAGCAAATAAAAAACAGATTAAATGTAAAAAATAATTACAGGTAACTATTAATAAGCAAGAGGATATAATTTTTAAAATGAAATTGTATCCTCTTTAAAAGCTTAACTTTAGAAATTATCTTTAAGAGCACGTAGGTGGGCGAAGTCTTCAACACTTTCTGCGCGAAGAAATGGGTTGGTTGCTAATTCAAGCTCAATCGTACTTGGTAGGGTGATTGATCCTTGTTTACGTTGCTCACGGACTTCTTCGGCTCGTTCTGATAGGGCATGGTTGTGCGGTTCTACCGTTAAAGCAAATTCCGCATTTGAAAGCGTGTATTCATGTGTGCAATATACTTTTGTGTGGGTTGGTAATGCTGCCAGACGACTCAGTGAGTGATACATTTGTTCGGCTGTGCCTTCAAATAATCGACCACATCCCATTGCAAATAAGGTATCACCGCAAAATACAGCTTCTAACTCTTCAATAAAATAGACAATATGTCCTAAGGTATGACCTGGGGTTGCAATAATCTCTACTTTTAAATCATTAAATTTTAGATGATCGTCATGTTGTAAGGGGTGAGTAATTCCCGGAATTTTTGTGAGCTCATCACGTGGGCCATAGACAGTAATATTTTGAGCAGTTGTTAAACCAGCGACACCACCAATATGGTCTTTATGCCAATGAGTAAGCCAGATTTCTTTTAATTTTAACTGATGATTCTGACAAAATTGAGTGACTAGTTCTGCTTCTGTTGGATCAACTGCTACAGCTTCTTGGGTTTCAGTATCTTCTAAAATCCAGATATAGTTTTGGAGAGCATTCTGCACATCAATAAAATGAATTCTGTAACGCATTGTTTTATCCTGAAACTAAATCCAAAGAGTAAATGAATAATGACTAAGTCTGATCATACCAGAAAATGTTATTGAGCCATGCACTCAACTGTCTTTAAGAAAGGGGTTATATAAAACAAAAAAAGCTCCCTAGAAGAGAGCTTTTTTTGTATAGGTAACTTAACGGAGCTTAGCGAGCCAGTTCCCTAGCGTTTGTACAATTTGTACTAATAGTAATAGGATAATGACTGTTAAAATCACAACACTTGTATCAAAACGTTGATAACCATAAGAAATTGCTAAATCACCAATACCACCTGCGCCAACTGCACCAGCCATGGCGGTTGCGCCAATAAGACTGATTGTCGCTGTGGTGAGGTTTAAAATGAGTGAACTACGTGCTTCAGGCAAAATAAAGCGAGAGATAATTTGCCAAGGTGTAGCACCCATTGCTTGAGCAGATTCAATAATTCCTTCATTGACTTCAAGTAATGAAGTTTCAATCAGACGTCCCATATATGGGCCAACATAAATAGTCAATGGAACAATAGCCGCCCATGTACCAATTGAAGTACCTACTAATAGTTTAGTAAGAGGAATTACTGCAATAAGTAAAATGATAAAAGGGAGGGAGCGTAAAGCATTTACAATTGGATTAAGTAAATGATAAATCACTTTATTCGGTAAAATACCCTCTGGGCGGGTAACTAATAAAATAATTCCCTGAATAAATCCCCAAATACCACCAAACAAAAGTGCGAAGAAAACCATATGAAAGGTTTCTTGCAAAGCTGTAACGAACTGATCAATAGAAAGGGAACTGTGCCAGAAAGGTTGAGTAAGTTCAGTTAACCACTGTACGATTAAATCTCTCATACTTGATCTCCTGATTGAACTACACCTACTTCATTTTGTTCCAAAAACTCAATAGCCTGTTTGATGAGCTGAGGATCACCTAAAAGCTGAACAAACATTTGACCAATAACTGTTCCATTAATTTCAGTCATGTTGGCAAATAAAATATTTAAGCTAATATCGAATTGTTTAATGAGTGATTGAATTACAGGTTCTTGAGCAGAACGCCCTAAAAATTGTAAACAGTAAATACTATGATGATGCTGGTTTTCGAGCTGATTTAAAATATTCACAGGCAACTGTTGATGTAAAACAGTTTGAATGAAGTTTTTAGTCGTTGGATGTTGAGGTTTGCTAAAGATATCAATCGTTGAACCTTGTTCAATGACTTTACCAGCTTCCATTACAGCCACATGATCACAAATAGTTTCAATGACATCCATTTCATGGGTCACCATAACAATCGTGATTTTTTGCTCTTGATTAATTTTCTTCAGCAGTTCTAAAACTGACTTGGTTGTTTGCGGATCTAGAGCAGAGGTTGCTTCATCACACAAAAGAATTTTTGGATGATTTGCTAAAGCACGGGCAATACCGACACGTTGCTTTTGACCGCCAGAAAGTTCATCTGGATAAGCATCTTTTTTATGCTTAAGATCAATGAATTCTAATAACTCATTTAAGCGCTTTTCACGTTCTACCTTGTTGTAATTCAGTAGACGCATTGGCATTTCAATATTTTCAGCAACCGTCTTGGTTTGTAGCAAATTGAAGTGCTGAAAAATCATTCCAATACTTGCACGTTCCTGACGTAATGAGCGCGCATCCAAAGCGGTGAAATCTTTCTGATTAATAATGATTTGACCTTCTGTTGGTCGCTCAAGTAGGTTGATCAGGCGGATTAAGGTACTTTTACCTGCACCACTATAGCCAATGATGCCAAAAATACTGCCCTCTGGAATCTCTAAATTGATTTGGTCGAGTGCGCGTATGGTTTGACTTTTGAG
This region of Acinetobacter sp. XS-4 genomic DNA includes:
- a CDS encoding MFS transporter, giving the protein MEKLNANQLIDNARLTPLHWRVILLSALIIIFDGYDLVIYGVALPKLMQHWQLDSMTAGLLGSVALFGMMFGAMIFGSLADKLESYGFSRKRLIMLCVLIFSGFTVLCGFANSPKEFAIYRFIAGLGLGGVMPNVIAIMTEFAPKKLRSTLVSLMFSGYAIGGMSSALLGIWLVPKFGWQIMFILAGIPLISLPIIWKFLPESIDYLVRQKKWNEVRDLLKQLAPEQNIADHTSIVLHQENQQTAARPLVALFTENRALVTVFFWLSVFMALLMVYALGNWIPKLMVEAGYDLSTSLVFLLALNLGGMLGTIGGGYFADRFHLGKVICSLFLAGAISLYLLSYALPMVILYLCIAIAGAASIGGQILLLAYMAQFYPSPIRSTGIGMALGVGRIGAILGPILCGWLLSLHLPIEYNFIALAIPCVLATLSVIAISICNRTKRVMLNSSISS
- a CDS encoding dicarboxylate/amino acid:cation symporter translates to MDFNTLDQETVQKKQKFHQILYVQVIFAIILGILIGHFYPELGESLKPLGDAFIKIVKMIIAPVIFLTVVTGIASMTNMSRVGRVTGKAMLYFLTFSSLALVVGMIVANIIQPGKGLNIDPATLVNDKVNTYVEKAHATNITDFFMNIIPQTLVSPLAGGEILQVLFVAVLFGISLAALGDRARPITDFLNNLTAPVFYLVGMLMKLAPIGAFGAMAFTIGAYGIESIGNLLLLIMTFYITAVLFILVILGAVARYNGFSIIHLIRYIKDELWLVLGTSSSEAALPSLMDKMQKAGCEKSVVGLVIPTGYSFNLDGTNIYMTMAALFIAQACNVDLSISEQIALLLVAMVSSKGAAGVTGAGFITLAATLSVVPAVPVAGMALILGIDRFMSECRALTNLVGNACATIVVARWDKALDKDLLDKALKNHKAD
- the salA gene encoding salicylate 1-monooxygenase, yielding MNTHIRIAVVGGGIAGLALASNLSKYAHLDVQMFESAPQFSEIGAGISFGANAVKAIELLGLANEYHAIADKVSAPFQDVWFQWRNGYTDEYLSASIATGVGQSSVHRADFLDAIIPHMPTQNVHFSKRLEAIEEENDQVILHFNDGSQHECDYLIGADGIRSVARQYVLASHHLPPVDPRFSGTWAYRGIISHTSFKEALQQVNGDTDLADIPQMLLGKDKHILTFPIRKGEQINIVAFCSNREDTVLSADTPWTKPVDKAQMLSDFSDWSESCQTLLGLIEQPTIWALHEIEELSTYQSTSGHVIVMGDAAHAMLPHQGAGAGQGLEDALILAALLSTKSLQADQLADVSSIYEKLRLKRACRVQQTSRESGEIYECYSTQYPTFAEIGEHLEHRFDWLWQHDLEQDVAEAQQQLHLLGMATI
- a CDS encoding LysR family transcriptional regulator, which translates into the protein MDLGLIKVFVCIYESRHISKAADKLNLSQPSVTYNLNRLRRQLNDELFTRSRGGVEPTKVAHELYPIFHQAIFNIESAIAQAQEFHPENSNKTFRIGLSDAGEICLLPSLIAFLQKTAPHIQIEIEEIQSSKVEQWLIDGFLDLAVFNSTQTIMPKIETRTLFEERYVCIARADHPRLQQQLTLEQYLQEDHVAIKSSTGHIQVEQYLKTMDLKRRIRLEVPHFSVLQGVLQSSDMLVTLPSRAARHYLAHGNVQMFELPFAMDSFKVSLNWFNRSDDIIARKWLIQSVGQIFEVL
- a CDS encoding methionine ABC transporter permease, whose amino-acid sequence is MRDLIVQWLTELTQPFWHSSLSIDQFVTALQETFHMVFFALLFGGIWGFIQGIILLVTRPEGILPNKVIYHLLNPIVNALRSLPFIILLIAVIPLTKLLVGTSIGTWAAIVPLTIYVGPYMGRLIETSLLEVNEGIIESAQAMGATPWQIISRFILPEARSSLILNLTTATISLIGATAMAGAVGAGGIGDLAISYGYQRFDTSVVILTVIILLLLVQIVQTLGNWLAKLR
- a CDS encoding methionine ABC transporter ATP-binding protein; the protein is MIQFKNISKHYQLKSQTIRALDQINLEIPEGSIFGIIGYSGAGKSTLIRLINLLERPTEGQIIINQKDFTALDARSLRQERASIGMIFQHFNLLQTKTVAENIEMPMRLLNYNKVEREKRLNELLEFIDLKHKKDAYPDELSGGQKQRVGIARALANHPKILLCDEATSALDPQTTKSVLELLKKINQEQKITIVMVTHEMDVIETICDHVAVMEAGKVIEQGSTIDIFSKPQHPTTKNFIQTVLHQQLPVNILNQLENQHHHSIYCLQFLGRSAQEPVIQSLIKQFDISLNILFANMTEINGTVIGQMFVQLLGDPQLIKQAIEFLEQNEVGVVQSGDQV
- a CDS encoding sterol desaturase family protein, which encodes MTDQLRAKFENLELNAGLGKISAFISMSVSLLCLFGALCFLFPSVLTTPELRPLYAKHYHLFYYGLITGIIISASFGAFSAIVRQNRYGFYGLCFSLIAAVLGCGVIEAPVLPSVPFYAGIDYFVLTLFILAFIFIPLEGFFAKNPEQKILRVGWVTDMKYFMVSHVGIQLFSFLTVMPIQYWITHLPDNPIVPYVQAQPIWLQFIELLIVVDFTVYWLHRAMHEINFLWRFHAIHHSTEYMDWLASSRLHVIEVLMTRFIATLPIFLLGFHTSAVFAYLVFISFHAIFIHSNVRFRFPYLRWIIATPEFHHWHHSSEKPAIDKNYAAFIPLYDVIFKTVYMPKHLASVYGTVGYKIPNSFVKQFTWPFKKYVKRFLKPWRDQ
- the gloB gene encoding hydroxyacylglutathione hydrolase codes for the protein MRYRIHFIDVQNALQNYIWILEDTETQEAVAVDPTEAELVTQFCQNHQLKLKEIWLTHWHKDHIGGVAGLTTAQNITVYGPRDELTKIPGITHPLQHDDHLKFNDLKVEIIATPGHTLGHIVYFIEELEAVFCGDTLFAMGCGRLFEGTAEQMYHSLSRLAALPTHTKVYCTHEYTLSNAEFALTVEPHNHALSERAEEVREQRKQGSITLPSTIELELATNPFLRAESVEDFAHLRALKDNF
- a CDS encoding TetR/AcrR family transcriptional regulator, yielding MAKVVTGLRPGGRSERIQTAVHQAVKELQKNLEQSQITIPMIAHEAGVTPSTIYRRWGDINQLFSDVALNELKPDMEPKDLGSFQLDITAWVEQYFEEYSSEVGQTLLRDLLYATESSNARKCETLIIQQLDIIQERAKKRGESTLENQEIIEAIIAPMLFRILFTDRALNLDYVHILLERLFKTHPNFN
- a CDS encoding MFS transporter, translating into MNNSSSKRSGSVFQLDSTVALTLNTITLMTFMAASSAPTPLYRLYQQAWQFSPVTLTLIFATYAFTLLASLLIIGSLSDYIGRRPVIIAAIFLQMASMSFFLFASDVSMLFIARGLQGIATGLAVSAIGAAILDFSKHHGSLINSIAPMVGMAVGVFITCFILQFSAQPLHLVFELLCVLFAFELILSFFNPETAKKRSGALASLKPKMAIPHQARSALLSISPINIALWMVSGFFLSLMPSLLAKIFQTSSAWLNGIMFMALALSGAAGILTLRKSTNFRILLTGTLSIIIGATVLFLAINFTSAVVLFIGSIITGVGFGTAFMGAIRTVMPLALPEERAGLMAAFFVESYLAFSVPAILAGYFVGKIGLMNSANIYISLIIGLALIALLMIFKNIKNK